The Shumkonia mesophila genome includes a window with the following:
- a CDS encoding IS91 family transposase, which yields MPASLEVADIFRAAGPAYRSAHAGHLSLHQLKVMSAIEHCRTAALGGHVEACEDCGHWRIAYNSCRNRHCPKCQGAAARTWLAERQADLLPVGYFHVVFTLPAEVADIAFHNKALVYDLLFRAASETVLTIAADPKHLGARIGITAVLHTWGSALAHHPHVHMIVPGGGIALDGSRWVPSRPAFLLPVRMLGKLFRRLFLTRLIALHDAGRLAFFGTLAPLAGRRAFLHHLSPVRKKRWVVYAKAPFAGPEAVLAYLSRYTHRVAISNRRLIGFDETGVTFRYKDYRRDGADRQQVMTLAADEFIRRFLLHVLPRGFHRIRHYGLLAGASRQAGLDRARELLAVAPPADDDGPEEPLDTRPPCPCCGGRMVIIETFARWHQPRAPPSNTTPAGRKAP from the coding sequence GTGCCCGCCTCGCTCGAAGTCGCCGATATCTTCCGCGCCGCCGGACCGGCCTATCGGTCCGCCCATGCCGGGCATCTGAGCCTGCATCAGCTCAAGGTGATGTCGGCGATCGAACATTGCCGCACCGCCGCGCTGGGCGGCCATGTCGAGGCCTGCGAGGACTGCGGGCACTGGCGCATCGCCTACAACAGCTGCCGCAACCGGCACTGCCCCAAGTGTCAGGGCGCCGCCGCGCGCACTTGGCTGGCCGAGCGCCAGGCCGATCTCCTGCCGGTCGGCTACTTCCACGTCGTCTTCACGCTGCCCGCCGAGGTCGCCGACATCGCCTTCCACAACAAGGCGCTGGTCTATGACCTGCTGTTCCGGGCAGCGTCGGAGACGGTGCTGACGATCGCCGCCGACCCCAAGCACCTCGGCGCCCGCATCGGCATCACCGCCGTGCTCCACACCTGGGGCTCGGCGCTCGCCCACCATCCCCATGTGCACATGATCGTGCCGGGTGGCGGCATTGCCCTCGACGGCAGCCGGTGGGTACCGTCGCGCCCGGCGTTCCTCCTGCCGGTGCGCATGCTGGGCAAGCTGTTCCGCCGCCTCTTCCTTACCCGCCTGATCGCACTGCACGATGCAGGACGGCTCGCCTTCTTCGGCACCCTGGCGCCCCTCGCCGGGCGGCGGGCCTTCCTGCACCACCTGTCCCCGGTCCGCAAGAAGCGCTGGGTCGTCTATGCCAAGGCGCCCTTCGCCGGCCCCGAGGCGGTGCTCGCCTATCTGTCCCGCTACACCCACCGGGTCGCCATCTCGAACCGGCGGCTCATCGGCTTCGACGAGACCGGCGTCACCTTCCGCTACAAGGATTACCGCCGCGACGGCGCCGACCGCCAGCAGGTCATGACGCTCGCCGCCGACGAGTTCATCCGCCGCTTCCTGCTTCATGTCCTGCCGCGCGGCTTCCATCGCATCCGCCACTATGGCCTGCTCGCCGGCGCTTCCCGCCAGGCCGGTCTGGATCGCGCTCGTGAGCTGCTGGCGGTTGCGCCACCGGCCGATGACGACGGACCGGAGGAACCGCTCGACACGCGACCGCCATGCCCTTGCTGCGGGGGGCGCATGGTCATCATCGAGACCTTCGCCCGATGGCACCAACCGCGCGCGCCGCCGTCGAACACTACACCAGCCGGGAGAAAGGCGCCGTGA
- a CDS encoding MarR family winged helix-turn-helix transcriptional regulator — protein MSDPLKLENFLCFSIYSAGHAFNQFYRPLLDEIGLTYPQYLVMVSLWSRDDQTVKKIGQALSLESNTLTPLLKRLEALQLISRTRDPKDERQVRIRLTQQGKSLKRQAERIPVCIADALGLPADELKELHDKMLLVQQRLQRSADKRWSPGT, from the coding sequence ATGTCGGACCCCCTGAAGCTGGAAAATTTCCTATGCTTCTCGATCTACTCGGCCGGGCACGCCTTCAATCAGTTCTATCGGCCGTTGCTCGACGAGATCGGCCTTACCTATCCGCAGTATCTGGTGATGGTGAGTCTCTGGTCCCGTGACGACCAGACCGTAAAGAAAATCGGCCAGGCGCTGTCGCTTGAATCCAACACGCTGACACCGCTCCTAAAGCGGCTCGAGGCATTGCAACTGATCTCGCGGACGCGCGACCCGAAGGACGAGCGGCAGGTGCGGATTCGCCTGACCCAGCAGGGAAAGTCGCTAAAGCGGCAGGCGGAGCGCATTCCCGTTTGTATCGCCGATGCGTTAGGCTTGCCCGCTGACGAGTTGAAAGAGCTGCACGACAAGATGCTGCTCGTTCAACAACGGCTCCAGCGCAGCGCCGACAAGAGATGGAGTCCCGGCACATAG
- a CDS encoding alpha/beta hydrolase, whose translation MGQDTFEITRRDTLVLGAGLAAFMAAPTQLFAATATLNSKGDLIMNTITTRDGTKIFYKDWGPRDGRPIVFAHGWPLSSDAWDAQMLYFGGKGFRVVAHDRRGHGRSDQPWDGNNMDQYADDLAELIEALDLRNAVLIGHSTGGGEVAHYIGRHGTGRVAKVVLVGAVPPLMLKTRENPEGTPIEVFDSIRAGVATNRSQFYYDLTLPFYGFNREGAKVNEGFRESFRLQGLAGGIKGQYDCIHEFSEVDYTEDLKKIDRPTLIIHGGDDQIVPIAASADKAAKLVEGSVYKIYQGSSHGLAQLEAERFNADVLEFIKA comes from the coding sequence ATGGGCCAGGACACCTTTGAAATCACCCGCCGGGACACACTCGTTCTCGGCGCTGGCCTCGCGGCCTTCATGGCCGCTCCAACTCAGCTTTTCGCTGCGACCGCAACGCTCAACTCAAAAGGAGATTTGATCATGAACACCATCACCACCAGGGACGGAACGAAGATCTTCTACAAGGACTGGGGGCCGCGCGACGGTCGGCCCATTGTGTTCGCGCATGGCTGGCCGCTGTCTTCGGACGCCTGGGACGCCCAGATGCTTTACTTCGGCGGCAAGGGCTTTCGTGTCGTCGCCCATGACCGGCGCGGCCACGGCCGTTCGGATCAGCCCTGGGACGGCAACAACATGGACCAGTATGCCGACGACCTGGCCGAGCTCATCGAAGCGCTCGATCTGAGGAACGCCGTATTGATCGGCCACTCCACTGGCGGCGGTGAAGTCGCACATTATATCGGCCGCCACGGAACCGGCCGCGTCGCCAAGGTCGTGCTCGTCGGCGCCGTTCCCCCGCTGATGCTGAAGACCCGGGAAAACCCCGAGGGCACCCCGATCGAGGTGTTCGATTCCATCCGGGCCGGCGTCGCGACCAACCGGTCGCAGTTCTACTACGACCTGACGCTGCCCTTTTATGGCTTCAATCGTGAAGGTGCCAAGGTGAACGAGGGCTTCCGCGAGAGTTTCCGCCTGCAGGGCCTCGCCGGCGGCATCAAGGGCCAGTACGATTGCATTCATGAATTCTCGGAAGTCGACTACACCGAAGATCTGAAGAAGATCGACAGGCCGACGCTGATCATCCACGGCGGTGACGACCAAATCGTCCCGATCGCGGCTTCGGCCGATAAGGCGGCGAAGCTCGTCGAGGGCTCCGTCTACAAGATCTATCAGGGCAGCTCGCACGGGCTCGCTCAACTCGAGGCGGAGCGCTTCAACGCCGACGTGCTCGAATTCATCAAGGCCTGA
- the pdxY gene encoding pyridoxal kinase PdxY, with protein sequence MKTVLSIQSHVAFGYVGNRAAAFPLQRLGYDVIVVNTVQFSNHTGYGAWTGQVYAAEHVADVLNGVDARGALAGCAAVLSGYMGDAGVGHIVVEAAARVRAANPGALYCCDPVMGDVGRGIFVRPGIPEFMQAHAVPAADVITPNQFELEYLTGRSVRTLADALQATAALRAMGPRVVLVTSLTRDDAPAGRIEMLADAEDGSWLVSTPRLPIEPAPNGAGDAVAALFLAHYLKERDARAALEQAAAAIYAVFEATHRLGTRELQLIAAQDELVAPSQVFAAEKVR encoded by the coding sequence ATGAAAACGGTCCTTTCCATCCAGTCCCACGTCGCCTTCGGCTATGTCGGCAACCGGGCGGCGGCGTTCCCGCTGCAGCGGCTGGGTTACGACGTCATCGTCGTCAACACGGTGCAGTTCTCCAACCACACGGGCTATGGCGCGTGGACCGGCCAGGTCTATGCCGCCGAGCACGTCGCCGACGTGCTGAACGGCGTCGACGCCCGTGGCGCCCTCGCGGGCTGCGCCGCCGTGCTGTCGGGCTACATGGGCGATGCCGGGGTCGGGCACATCGTCGTCGAGGCGGCGGCGCGGGTGCGGGCGGCCAACCCCGGCGCGCTTTATTGCTGCGATCCGGTCATGGGCGACGTCGGCCGCGGGATTTTCGTGCGCCCGGGGATCCCCGAATTCATGCAGGCGCACGCCGTGCCGGCGGCCGACGTCATCACGCCCAACCAGTTCGAGCTGGAGTATCTGACGGGCCGTTCCGTGCGCACCCTGGCCGATGCGCTTCAGGCTACGGCGGCCCTGCGCGCGATGGGGCCCCGCGTTGTCCTGGTGACCAGCCTGACGCGCGACGACGCGCCGGCCGGCCGCATCGAGATGCTGGCCGACGCCGAGGACGGATCGTGGCTGGTGTCGACGCCCCGGCTGCCGATCGAACCCGCGCCCAACGGAGCGGGCGACGCGGTGGCGGCGTTGTTCCTGGCCCATTACCTGAAGGAGCGGGATGCCCGCGCCGCCCTCGAACAGGCCGCCGCCGCCATCTATGCCGTCTTCGAGGCGACCCATCGCCTGGGAACGCGCGAGTTGCAGTTGATCGCCGCCCAGGACGAACTGGTGGCGCCAAGCCAGGTGTTTGCCGCCGAAAAGGTGCGATAG
- a CDS encoding TetR/AcrR family transcriptional regulator, which yields MSDAPTAGKRDPETRRRWLADAARREFMAKGLEGARVDEIAKQAGVNKQLVYHYFGSKEALYLDILEKTYEAMIEAKSSLALDTLAPPAAIERLVGFTFDYMAEHPEFVALLNDENVHKARHLRQSQRVSPMHKRLIAMIDAVMRRGEKDGSLRPGIDTVQFYITLSGMCYFTFTNMHTLSVVFDRDLSTPAALSTRRAHIIEMMMASVRP from the coding sequence GTGAGCGACGCGCCCACCGCCGGCAAGCGCGATCCGGAAACCCGGCGGCGCTGGCTTGCCGACGCCGCCCGCCGCGAATTCATGGCCAAGGGCCTGGAGGGCGCCCGGGTCGACGAGATCGCCAAGCAGGCCGGCGTCAACAAGCAGCTGGTCTATCACTACTTCGGCAGCAAGGAGGCGCTCTACCTCGACATCCTGGAAAAGACCTACGAGGCGATGATCGAGGCCAAGTCCTCGCTCGCCCTCGATACCCTGGCGCCGCCGGCGGCCATCGAGCGCCTGGTCGGCTTCACCTTCGACTACATGGCGGAACACCCGGAATTCGTCGCCCTGCTCAACGACGAGAACGTGCACAAGGCCCGCCACCTGCGCCAGTCCCAACGCGTGTCGCCGATGCACAAGCGCCTCATCGCCATGATCGACGCGGTGATGCGCCGGGGCGAGAAGGACGGCTCGCTGCGGCCCGGCATCGACACCGTGCAGTTCTACATCACGCTTTCCGGCATGTGCTATTTCACCTTCACCAACATGCACACGCTTTCGGTGGTGTTCGACCGCGACCTTTCCACCCCGGCCGCGCTCTCGACGCGGCGCGCCCACATCATCGAGATGATGATGGCCTCGGTCAGGCCGTAG
- a CDS encoding C-terminal binding protein, whose amino-acid sequence MRILIPDLGYDDADLEREVAGPDFTIDFYRWQPGIEAKITDESWRSCHALALYEKIPVTPAIMAKLDNIKLVVRAGVGFDNVDLKGFGAMGIPVCNVPDYGTMDVAEHAIGLLLGLTRGIVEHNERLRGDPIGEWMFHTPPIKRRLLGRRIGIVGLGRIGTATAMRAKAFGLDVWFYDPYLRPGIELGLGFGRAFSLEELLAGSDVVSIHTPLTAETRNMIDAKALSHVKKGAILINTGRGETVVLEAVYEALKSRQLDGAGLDVLEIEPPQLNHPLIKAWRTKEPWLHGRVVLTPHSAFHSPESIVTLRKKSVKTAVDFLRDGNLYNCVNAEFLKK is encoded by the coding sequence ATGCGCATTCTCATTCCCGACCTGGGATACGACGACGCCGACCTCGAACGCGAGGTGGCGGGTCCCGATTTCACCATCGACTTCTATCGCTGGCAGCCCGGCATCGAGGCCAAGATCACCGACGAGTCGTGGCGGTCCTGCCATGCCCTGGCGCTCTACGAGAAGATTCCGGTGACGCCCGCCATCATGGCCAAGCTCGACAACATCAAGCTGGTGGTGCGGGCCGGCGTCGGCTTCGACAACGTCGACCTCAAGGGTTTCGGCGCCATGGGCATTCCGGTGTGCAACGTGCCCGACTACGGCACCATGGACGTCGCCGAGCACGCCATCGGCCTGCTGCTGGGCCTGACGCGGGGCATCGTCGAGCACAACGAGCGCCTGCGCGGCGATCCCATCGGCGAATGGATGTTCCACACGCCGCCCATCAAGCGCCGCCTGCTGGGCCGCAGGATCGGCATCGTCGGGCTGGGCCGCATCGGCACGGCGACGGCCATGCGGGCCAAGGCCTTCGGCCTCGACGTGTGGTTCTACGATCCCTACCTGCGTCCCGGCATCGAGCTGGGCCTGGGCTTCGGGCGCGCCTTCTCGCTCGAGGAGCTGCTGGCCGGCTCCGACGTCGTCAGCATCCATACCCCGCTGACGGCCGAGACCCGCAACATGATCGACGCCAAGGCCCTGTCGCACGTCAAGAAGGGGGCCATCCTGATCAACACCGGGCGCGGCGAAACCGTGGTGCTGGAGGCCGTCTACGAGGCGCTGAAAAGCCGCCAGTTGGACGGCGCCGGCCTCGACGTGCTGGAAATCGAGCCGCCGCAACTGAACCATCCGCTGATCAAGGCGTGGCGGACCAAGGAGCCGTGGCTGCACGGCCGCGTCGTGCTGACCCCGCACTCGGCCTTCCACAGCCCCGAGAGCATCGTGACGCTGCGCAAGAAATCGGTGAAGACCGCCGTCGACTTCCTGCGCGACGGCAACCTCTACAACTGCGTCAACGCCGAGTTTTTGAAGAAGTAG
- a CDS encoding gluconokinase: MFIIVMGVSGCGKSAVGSRLAEKLDAHYAEGDEFHSKANIEKMRNGIPLNDDDRWPWLNAIAEAIDDWRTHGRDAVVACSALKKVYREILRDGHDDVVFVHLKGSMDLIAGRMAKRQHEYMPSSLLQSQFDTLEPPDDRTENSVTVDIAPPPEAIVETVLDHLREKGTIA; this comes from the coding sequence ATGTTCATCATCGTCATGGGGGTGTCGGGATGCGGCAAGTCGGCCGTCGGCAGCCGCCTGGCCGAAAAGCTCGACGCCCATTACGCCGAGGGCGACGAGTTCCACTCCAAGGCCAACATCGAGAAGATGCGCAACGGCATCCCGCTCAACGACGACGACCGCTGGCCGTGGCTCAACGCCATCGCCGAGGCGATCGATGACTGGCGGACCCACGGACGCGACGCCGTCGTCGCCTGCTCGGCGCTGAAGAAGGTCTATCGCGAGATCCTGAGGGACGGCCACGACGACGTCGTCTTCGTCCACCTCAAGGGCTCGATGGACCTGATTGCCGGAAGGATGGCCAAGCGCCAGCACGAGTACATGCCCTCGTCCCTGCTGCAAAGCCAGTTCGACACCCTGGAGCCGCCCGACGACAGGACGGAAAACTCGGTCACGGTGGACATCGCGCCGCCGCCCGAGGCGATCGTCGAAACCGTCCTCGACCACCTGCGGGAGAAGGGAACGATCGCGTAG
- the gndA gene encoding NADP-dependent phosphogluconate dehydrogenase — protein sequence MTAQADIGLVGLAVMGQNLALNIADHGYRIAVFNRTTATMRTFVDSKEANGKPVVGCDTMADLVAAIKRPRAIILMVKAGAPVDEQIALLRPLLEEGDIIVDGGNSHFRDTQRRDRELTAAGLHFMGTGISGGEEGARNGPSIMPGGTAAAYAKVGPIFQAISAKVDGEPCCIHIGTDGAGHFVKTTHNGIEYADMQLIAEVYSLMRNLLGLSAKEMAGTFAAWNQGDLDSYLIEITADILGQVDEETGKPMVEVIVDRAGQKGTGQWTSASALELGVPAPTIAEAVFARALSALKPERVAAEKILGAATPKFTGDKAAFVDDLKDALLASKICAYAQGFALIQAAKDEFGWDTDLGRVSMIWRGGCIIRARFLNRIKEAYDRDPALKNLLLDPYFRAFVEKGQGAWRRVVGAAVANGLPVPALVSALSYYDAYRSGRLWADLIQAQRDYFGAHTFERTDREGWFHREWARG from the coding sequence ATGACTGCACAAGCGGACATCGGCCTCGTCGGCCTTGCCGTCATGGGCCAGAACCTGGCCCTCAATATCGCCGATCACGGATACAGGATCGCCGTCTTCAACCGGACCACGGCGACCATGCGCACGTTCGTCGACTCGAAGGAGGCCAACGGCAAGCCGGTCGTCGGCTGCGACACCATGGCCGACCTGGTGGCGGCGATCAAAAGGCCGCGCGCCATCATCCTGATGGTCAAGGCCGGCGCCCCGGTCGACGAGCAGATCGCCCTGCTGCGGCCGCTGCTGGAGGAAGGCGACATCATCGTCGACGGCGGCAATTCCCATTTCCGCGACACCCAGCGGCGCGACCGCGAACTGACCGCAGCCGGCCTGCACTTCATGGGCACCGGCATTTCCGGCGGCGAGGAAGGGGCGCGCAACGGCCCCTCGATCATGCCCGGCGGCACGGCGGCGGCCTACGCCAAGGTCGGCCCCATCTTCCAGGCCATTTCGGCCAAGGTCGACGGCGAGCCCTGCTGCATCCACATCGGCACCGACGGCGCCGGCCACTTCGTCAAGACCACCCACAACGGCATCGAATACGCCGACATGCAGTTGATCGCCGAGGTCTACTCGCTGATGCGCAACCTGCTGGGGCTTTCGGCCAAGGAGATGGCCGGGACCTTCGCGGCGTGGAACCAGGGCGACCTCGATTCCTATCTCATCGAGATCACCGCCGACATCCTGGGCCAGGTCGACGAGGAAACCGGCAAGCCGATGGTCGAGGTCATCGTCGATCGGGCCGGCCAGAAGGGCACCGGGCAGTGGACCAGCGCCTCGGCCCTGGAGCTGGGCGTGCCGGCCCCGACCATCGCCGAAGCGGTGTTCGCGCGCGCGCTGTCGGCCCTCAAGCCCGAACGGGTGGCGGCCGAAAAGATCCTCGGCGCCGCGACGCCGAAATTCACGGGCGACAAGGCGGCCTTCGTCGACGACCTCAAGGACGCCCTGCTGGCGTCGAAGATCTGCGCCTACGCCCAGGGCTTCGCGCTGATCCAGGCGGCCAAGGACGAATTCGGCTGGGACACCGACCTGGGCCGCGTCAGCATGATCTGGCGCGGCGGCTGCATCATCCGCGCCCGCTTCCTCAATCGCATCAAGGAGGCCTACGACCGCGACCCCGCGCTTAAGAATCTGCTGCTCGACCCCTATTTCCGGGCCTTCGTCGAAAAGGGCCAGGGGGCGTGGCGACGCGTGGTGGGGGCGGCGGTGGCCAACGGATTGCCGGTGCCGGCGCTGGTTTCCGCGCTCTCCTACTATGACGCCTACCGGTCCGGCCGGCTGTGGGCCGACCTCATCCAGGCCCAGCGCGACTATTTCGGCGCCCACACCTTCGAGCGGACGGACCGCGAGGGCTGGTTCCACCGCGAGTGGGCGCGGGGCTGA
- a CDS encoding type II toxin-antitoxin system VapC family toxin, with protein MSGLVLDASCALSWCFEEEGGPDADALIDRVAAVGALVPALWPLEVANALVVAERRNRIGRDDSLAFIAMLEELPIAVDGSTAARAFHETIALARDHALSSYDASYLELALRAKLPLATGDGALRRAAKRLGCEFR; from the coding sequence ATGAGCGGCCTCGTTCTCGACGCGTCCTGCGCGCTCTCCTGGTGCTTCGAGGAGGAGGGCGGCCCGGATGCCGACGCGCTGATCGACCGGGTGGCGGCGGTCGGCGCGCTGGTGCCGGCCCTGTGGCCGCTCGAGGTCGCCAACGCGTTGGTGGTCGCGGAACGAAGGAACCGCATCGGCCGCGACGACAGCCTCGCCTTCATCGCCATGCTCGAAGAACTGCCGATCGCCGTCGACGGGAGCACGGCGGCCCGCGCCTTTCACGAAACGATCGCGCTGGCGCGCGACCACGCGCTGTCCAGCTACGACGCCTCTTATCTCGAACTGGCCTTGCGCGCCAAATTGCCGCTGGCCACCGGCGACGGGGCGCTGCGGCGTGCCGCGAAACGGCTCGGCTGCGAATTCCGCTGA
- a CDS encoding type II toxin-antitoxin system Phd/YefM family antitoxin: MKTVGSYEAKTHLPRLLEEVERGAEITITRHGKAVARLVPVAERVDERRLKETVESLKRFRRGRHLGGATIKEIIEEGRR, encoded by the coding sequence ATGAAGACCGTCGGGTCCTATGAAGCCAAGACTCATCTTCCCCGCCTGCTCGAAGAGGTCGAGCGCGGCGCCGAGATCACCATCACGCGCCACGGCAAGGCCGTCGCCCGGTTGGTCCCGGTCGCCGAGCGCGTCGACGAGCGCCGCCTGAAAGAGACGGTCGAGAGCCTGAAGCGCTTCCGGCGCGGCCGCCACCTGGGCGGCGCCACCATCAAGGAGATCATCGAGGAAGGCCGGCGATGA
- a CDS encoding type II toxin-antitoxin system VapC family toxin, with the protein MRYLLDTNIVSDLVRNPRGRAMRRIREVGEAKVCTSIVVAAELRYGAAKKASPRLSAQLEAVLGALEVLPLDLPADAAYGRVRARLEAAGRPIGANDLLIAAHALALGHTVVTDNEREFARIDGLACENWLRED; encoded by the coding sequence ATGCGCTACCTGCTCGACACCAACATCGTCTCCGACCTCGTCCGCAATCCGCGGGGGCGCGCGATGCGGCGCATTCGCGAGGTCGGCGAGGCCAAGGTCTGCACCAGCATCGTCGTCGCGGCGGAGCTTCGCTATGGGGCCGCGAAAAAGGCGTCGCCACGGCTTTCCGCCCAGCTTGAAGCGGTGCTGGGGGCTCTTGAGGTTCTGCCCCTCGACCTTCCCGCCGACGCCGCCTATGGCCGGGTTCGGGCCCGTCTGGAAGCGGCCGGGCGACCGATCGGCGCCAACGACCTGCTGATCGCCGCCCACGCCCTTGCGCTCGGCCACACCGTCGTCACCGACAACGAACGAGAGTTCGCCCGGATCGACGGCCTCGCCTGCGAGAACTGGCTGCGTGAGGACTGA
- a CDS encoding antitoxin, producing the protein MAAERHVKLFKNGRNQAVRIPREFELPGEDAIMRKDGDRLIIEPTQPASLLAVLATLAPLDEEFPPIPDPAPDAVDL; encoded by the coding sequence ATGGCCGCAGAACGACACGTCAAGCTGTTCAAGAACGGCCGCAACCAGGCGGTGCGGATTCCCCGCGAGTTCGAACTGCCTGGCGAGGACGCCATCATGCGCAAGGACGGCGACCGGCTGATCATCGAGCCCACTCAGCCGGCCTCCCTGCTGGCGGTGCTGGCGACGCTGGCGCCGCTCGACGAGGAGTTTCCGCCGATCCCCGATCCGGCGCCCGATGCCGTCGATCTGTGA
- a CDS encoding aldehyde ferredoxin oxidoreductase family protein, giving the protein MYGYHDRLAWIDLTRGKVEFREIGTRDLADFIGGANLGAALLARMVGADTDPLGPDNPLIMLSGPFTAAGVPGGNRHEVIALSPLTGIYCESNAGGAFGRQLKLTGVDGLVFTGASKKPVMLVIDDGRFELKDAGHLWGKDVFETDDLLTEAFGKSQASAVIGPAGELLVPMACIAHDGRHTRVAGRGGMGAVMGSKKLKAIVIPKVGDALPAFADPKGLEETLKLDVARMRKALEMFAKYGTPGSFSNNERLGNLPINNWRDARAIELAGKINGVVMAETIQVKRAGCKRCPIICSRVVRVNDGPYATDGIVEGPEYENLGALGSVQMVDNLAAVTKANESCNRYGLDTISTGGTIGFANECFEKGLLTKADTGGLELGMNHPDSNIELIRRIAFREKGLGEILCHGSHKAAREIGHGAEEYAVEVKGLELPMHDPRFSWGHGLSYATGNRGGCHLTSLSHAYELVVTFPEVGQMEPAKGREREGKAQFVVNLQNYMNLRDSLVFCNFDQLNNAAKGTHVLGWYNLITGRNLAFEDFMTLGERGFQLKRMISNRRGVTRKDDNLPPRLRTLKKVGQDLNFEVPPLYPMLSEYYDLRGWTEEGRPSPETVGRLGLKEFAAA; this is encoded by the coding sequence ATGTACGGCTATCACGATCGCCTGGCCTGGATCGATCTCACCCGCGGCAAGGTCGAGTTCCGCGAAATCGGCACCCGGGACCTCGCCGACTTCATCGGCGGCGCCAACCTGGGCGCTGCGCTGCTGGCCCGCATGGTCGGCGCCGACACCGACCCGCTGGGGCCCGACAATCCGCTGATCATGCTGAGCGGCCCGTTCACCGCCGCCGGCGTGCCCGGCGGCAACCGCCACGAGGTGATCGCGCTGTCGCCCCTGACCGGCATCTATTGCGAATCCAACGCCGGCGGCGCCTTCGGCCGCCAGCTGAAGCTCACCGGCGTCGACGGCCTGGTGTTCACCGGCGCCTCGAAAAAGCCGGTCATGCTGGTCATCGACGACGGCCGGTTCGAGCTTAAGGACGCCGGCCATCTGTGGGGCAAGGATGTTTTCGAGACCGACGATCTCTTGACCGAAGCCTTCGGCAAGTCCCAGGCCTCGGCCGTCATCGGCCCGGCCGGGGAATTGCTGGTCCCCATGGCCTGCATCGCCCACGACGGCCGCCACACCCGGGTGGCCGGGCGCGGCGGCATGGGCGCGGTGATGGGATCGAAGAAGCTCAAGGCCATCGTCATCCCCAAGGTGGGCGACGCCCTTCCCGCCTTCGCCGACCCCAAGGGGCTGGAGGAGACGCTGAAGCTCGACGTCGCGCGGATGAGGAAGGCGCTCGAGATGTTCGCCAAGTACGGCACGCCGGGCAGCTTCTCCAACAACGAGCGCTTGGGCAATCTTCCCATCAACAACTGGCGCGACGCCCGGGCCATCGAGCTGGCCGGCAAGATCAACGGCGTCGTCATGGCCGAGACCATCCAGGTCAAAAGGGCCGGCTGCAAACGCTGCCCGATCATCTGCTCGCGCGTAGTCCGGGTGAACGACGGTCCCTACGCCACCGACGGCATCGTCGAGGGCCCGGAGTACGAGAACCTGGGCGCGTTGGGCAGCGTGCAGATGGTCGACAACCTGGCGGCCGTGACCAAGGCCAACGAGTCCTGCAACCGCTATGGGCTGGATACCATCTCGACCGGCGGCACCATCGGCTTCGCCAACGAATGCTTCGAGAAGGGCCTGCTGACCAAGGCCGACACCGGCGGCCTCGAACTCGGCATGAACCACCCCGATTCCAACATCGAGCTGATCCGCCGCATCGCCTTTCGCGAGAAGGGGCTGGGCGAGATCCTGTGCCACGGGTCGCACAAGGCCGCCCGGGAAATCGGCCACGGGGCCGAGGAATACGCCGTCGAGGTCAAGGGCCTGGAACTGCCCATGCACGACCCGCGCTTCTCGTGGGGGCACGGCCTTTCCTATGCCACCGGCAACCGCGGCGGCTGCCACCTGACCTCGCTGTCGCACGCCTACGAGCTGGTCGTCACCTTCCCCGAGGTCGGCCAGATGGAACCGGCCAAGGGCCGCGAGCGCGAGGGCAAGGCCCAGTTCGTGGTCAACCTCCAGAACTACATGAACCTGCGCGACAGCCTGGTCTTCTGCAACTTCGACCAGCTCAACAACGCCGCCAAGGGCACCCACGTGTTGGGCTGGTACAACCTGATCACCGGCCGGAACCTTGCCTTCGAGGACTTCATGACGCTGGGCGAGCGCGGCTTCCAGTTGAAGCGCATGATTTCCAACCGGCGCGGCGTGACCCGCAAGGACGACAACCTGCCGCCCCGCCTGCGTACCCTGAAAAAGGTCGGCCAGGACCTCAACTTCGAGGTGCCGCCCCTCTACCCGATGCTCAGCGAATACTACGACCTGCGCGGCTGGACCGAGGAAGGCCGCCCGAGCCCGGAGACGGTGGGAAGGCTGGGGCTGAAGGAATTCGCGGCGGCGTAG